ACAGCCGCTAAAGAAATAGTAAAGGCCAATAGCGTAAATTTAGATGTAAAAACTTTTAAAGTTTCATTTTTAGAAGATTAGGAGAATAGATATGAAAATTAGTATAATAAACGGAAGTCCAAAAGCAGGCAAAAGTAATTCTGAAATATTAGGAAATTATATTTTATCCTTGCTTAAAGATAATGAAATAAAAAAATATTATTCAATTTCTGTTAGATTAGATAATAAAATTAAAAATGAAATTCACAATAGTGACATCTTAATATTTCTTTTTCCTTTGTATGTTGATGGAATTCCGTCCAATTTGTTAAAATTACTTGTAGAATTTGAAAAGGAAAAAGTTATAAAATCTGGAACTAAAATTTATTGCATGGCGAATAATGGATTTTATGAAGGTAAGCAAAATCGGTTGGCAATTTTGCAGATGAAAAATTGGTGCGAGAAAGTTAAGGCAGACTGGGGACAAGGAATTGGTGCAGGTGCAGGGGAATTGTTGCCGTATTTAAAAAAATATAAACTGGGGCAAGGACCGCTCAAAAATTTAGGTAAAGTGCTAAATAAATTTTCTGCTAATATTCTAACTCTAAAAAGTGATAAAGATATTTATGTAAATCCAAACTGGTTGAAAAGCCTATATTTTTTTCAAGGCACAATTTCATGGATTTTAAAAGGTAGAAAAAATAATTTGAGAGTAAGGGAACTTTTTAGAAAAAGTAATTAAAATTGTATAACTAAAAAAGACTATCCTTAGATTGTGATAGTCTTTTATTTTTGTTAATCTTAAAAAAATTTTTTTAAAATCAATCAGTGGCAAAAAAAATTAATTTGCCAATGAATTAACTTTTAATGTTAATCTAGATTTTTTTCTTGATGCAGTGTTTTTCTTAAGAACACCTTTTGTTACAGCTTTATCTAATTCTTTATATGCTACGCTTAATGCTGATTTAGCTTCGTCGACATTTTTAGCTTCAACAGCGGCAAGCACTTTTTTTACGAAAGTTTTAGTTCTGCTTCTAATAGCTTGATTTCTAGCTGCATTTCTTTTACCAATAAAAACTCTTTTTTTAGATGATTTTGAGTGTGCCATTTATTTCTCCTTTCAATAATTTTTACTTATGAAATAAAATGCTATATAATTTAATATATGCAAATTACACAATATATTATCATTTTTTTCAAGAAAAATCAAGCTATAAAGAATAAATTTTTTCTATTATCTTGATACTTGATACTAGGTTATTTTAATCAATAAATATTTTTTTGTTATTTATATATTTTTCTTTTTTTATAAAGCAAAGGGGAACAGTCGCTATCCCCTTTGCAAACCCAGCTCGTCTAAGCATTTTTTTGAAATGAAAACTAAACTCGCTTTTTAATAAAAGTTATACCAATTCTTTAGATATTTATATTTTTAAATGTTTTGAAAAAGCTCAAACAGTAGTTTTCATTCCCAAAAAATCACGACATTTTTAATTTAATCATAAAACGGCTATTTTGATTAAAAATTATAAATTTTAAAATAAGCAAAATTTCGTTAAAAAAAAACAGTTATTAACAAGAAGAACTTATAACATAAGATTTGAAAAAGGTTTTTTGGAATTTTTTATTCAAATTCCTTGATAAATTTAGAAAAAATCTGTATAATAGATATAGAAAAAGAAAGTTATTTAAAAAATGGAAGGAAGAATGTTTATGAAAAAAAGACCAGTAGTTTTAATAATTTTGGATGGATGGGGAATGAACCATCATGATAATGAAGTAGATGGAGTAAAATTAGCAAAACCGATAAATTTTAACAATTATGTAAAAGAGTATCCGTATACTGAATTGAGAGCAGATGGGGAATTTGTAGGATTGCCTGAAGGACAGTTTGGAAATTCTGAAGTTGGGCATACAAATATTGGTGCTGGAAGAGTAGTTTACCAAATGCTGCCAAAAATTACAAAAGCTATTAAAGAAGGTACAATTTTAGAAAATAAAGTGCTGTCAGATATTATGGAAACTACAAAAGCAAATGGAAAAGCTTTACATATTACAGGATTGACTTCTGACGGTGGAGTTCACTGTCACATTAATCACATAATTGGATTAGCTGACATGGCTAAGAAAAAAGGACTTACTGAAGTTTATGTTCATGCGATTATGGATGGAAGAGATACTGCCCCTGAAAGTGGAGTGGAGTACTTGGCACAATTGCAAAAAGCATTGGATGAACTTGGTGTAGGAAAAATTGCTACAGTTGTAGGAAGATACTATGCAATGGATAGAGATAACAACTGGGATAGAATAGAACTTGCCTATGATGCTCTAACTTCTGGAGAAGGAAACTTGGCGGCAACTGCTGATGAAGCAATCAGAAATTCTTATGCAGAAGGAATTACAGATGAATTTGTAAAACCTGTTAAAATTGGTTCAAAAGACAATGGATTAATTAAAGATGGAGACGGTGTAATTTTTGCAAACTTTAGACCTGATAGAGCCAGACAATTAACTAGAACATTTGTTGACCCTGAGTTTACTGGATTTACAAGAAAAGTTTATCCTAAAGTAAACTTTGCTACAATGGCTCAATATGACGCAACATTCAGCTCGCCAGTGGCATTCCCGCCTGAAACGATTGTAAATGGATTTGGGGAAGTTGTATCAAAAGCTGGATTAATCCAAGTAAGAACAGCAGAAACTGAAAAATATGCACACGTAACATTCTTCTTCAACGGAGGAAAAGAAGAACCATATCCAGGAGAAATCAGATTGTTGTCTGATTCACCAAAAGTTGCAACTTATGATCTGCAGCCTGAAATGAGCGCTTATAAAGTGAAAGATAGATTAATAGAAGAATTAAATACTGGAAAAGTTGACACAGTTGTATTAAACTTTGCAAATCCTGACATGGTTGGGCATACTGGAAATGTAGAAGCTGTTATGGAGGCTTGTCAAGCGGTGGATAACTGTACTGGGCAAATTGTAAGAAAAGTATTGGAACTTGATGGTGCAGTATTAATTACAGCAGATCACGGAAATGCTGACTTATTAGTAAATCCTGAAACTAAAGAGCCTCATACAGCACATACTGTAAATCCTGTTCCATTTATCTTCATCTCAAATGATATGAAAGATGCAAAATTGAGAACAGATGGAAAACTAGCTGACATTACTCCAACAATGCTTGATTTATTAGGATTGGAAAAACCAGCTGAAATGGATGGAAGTACATTAATTATAAAATAATGGTTTTATAATTAAAAATCAATTTAAAAACAATCGTAAAAATAGTATATTAAAAGAAATCTCTCTAAAATTTATATAAAAAAGAGAGATTTTTTGTTGTAATAGAAATAAAAAAATGCTATAATACTACGAAAAGCAATTTCAAATTTTAGATTTAAATTTGAAAAATATTTAAGCTTCTTCAAAATCAAACTGGTAAAACAATTAAGCTTGGAGCTTGAGTAGAATAGCTATGATTTTTGAGTTTGGTTTTAAAGCAGTTTTATTAGCAAAAATTAAATAACATAATTCATAAGCCAATCAGTTTAATGTATCATTATTATGATTTAGATATTAATGATATTGAGGGAAATAACAGTTTCAGGTATGATTGGCTATAATTATGAATAATTAAAAAATTGTAATTATTACAGAGTAATAAGCATTTAAAATTTAAAAAATAGTAATCGGATAATCCAGGCAGGTAAAAATTAATTGATTATCCAAAGCTAAAAAAGAAAAATGTAAAAAGGAGAATTTAGAGTATGAGTAACAATTTAAAACAGGCAAAAAAAGATTTAAAAGCCTTTGCTAAAAGGGCTAAAAATGTAAAGTACACGGAGTCGCTGCTGTTCACGTATCTAATAACGGGAATGATAACTTTTTCAGTTGGAGTGAATACATCTTCAAATGTACTTTATGAACGTGCAAACAAGGAGCTTATAATGTCAGCTGACAAGACACGTACCGCCATAAAGAAGGCAAAAAAGGAAAATGAAGAAACTATAGAAGAATTGAATCTGGAATTAATTCAGCTGATGGAACAGGGAGATCACGTTGTAAAATCAAAATGGGATTCGTGGCAATTTGGATCAAATACCTTTATGTCAAAGAACAATGGGTCTTACAAGGGAAGAGGAGACAAGGCTTCCAAATACCCTTTTGTAGGAATTTATAACCGTGGAAACTGGGCAGAAACAGGAGCTTTGGCAAATAGAAGAAGAGCTGTAAATCCGCCGATTAATTCATCATCTGTAGGATCAACGTCTTATGGGCTGGCTTCGTTATTACACGTTCAAGAGCCAGAAGTAGAAATTCAGATAATGGCAAATGTACGTCCAAAATCCATTTTAAAAGAAGAAATAACAATTATGCCACAAATTGATATGCCAAGGGAAGTTGTGAGACCTTCAATCAGCCTGAACGTTAACACGCCTCTGGAAGCACCTGTGCTGACATTGCCTAGACTGAATCCAGTAACTATCAATGTTCCAAATCCACAGGAACCAGACACACCGCCAACAGTAACTGCGCCAAACATCACGATGAACTTGTCAACGCCATCAATCAGCCTGAACATTGCACCGCCACAGCTGAACATGGAAATAACGCCGCCAACACCTACAGTAAATACTTTGACAATAACGCCTCCGAGCGTTACACCGGTTAGTGCAATTAGTGTAAATAAGCCGGCTGCACCGAGTGTTACACCACCTAGTTTAACACCAAGTACAGTATCGTTTACAGTTCCAAATTTGGATGC
This is a stretch of genomic DNA from Leptotrichia hofstadii. It encodes these proteins:
- a CDS encoding NADPH-dependent FMN reductase family protein, whose translation is MKISIINGSPKAGKSNSEILGNYILSLLKDNEIKKYYSISVRLDNKIKNEIHNSDILIFLFPLYVDGIPSNLLKLLVEFEKEKVIKSGTKIYCMANNGFYEGKQNRLAILQMKNWCEKVKADWGQGIGAGAGELLPYLKKYKLGQGPLKNLGKVLNKFSANILTLKSDKDIYVNPNWLKSLYFFQGTISWILKGRKNNLRVRELFRKSN
- the rpsT gene encoding 30S ribosomal protein S20, yielding MAHSKSSKKRVFIGKRNAARNQAIRSRTKTFVKKVLAAVEAKNVDEAKSALSVAYKELDKAVTKGVLKKNTASRKKSRLTLKVNSLAN
- the gpmI gene encoding 2,3-bisphosphoglycerate-independent phosphoglycerate mutase, which produces MKKRPVVLIILDGWGMNHHDNEVDGVKLAKPINFNNYVKEYPYTELRADGEFVGLPEGQFGNSEVGHTNIGAGRVVYQMLPKITKAIKEGTILENKVLSDIMETTKANGKALHITGLTSDGGVHCHINHIIGLADMAKKKGLTEVYVHAIMDGRDTAPESGVEYLAQLQKALDELGVGKIATVVGRYYAMDRDNNWDRIELAYDALTSGEGNLAATADEAIRNSYAEGITDEFVKPVKIGSKDNGLIKDGDGVIFANFRPDRARQLTRTFVDPEFTGFTRKVYPKVNFATMAQYDATFSSPVAFPPETIVNGFGEVVSKAGLIQVRTAETEKYAHVTFFFNGGKEEPYPGEIRLLSDSPKVATYDLQPEMSAYKVKDRLIEELNTGKVDTVVLNFANPDMVGHTGNVEAVMEACQAVDNCTGQIVRKVLELDGAVLITADHGNADLLVNPETKEPHTAHTVNPVPFIFISNDMKDAKLRTDGKLADITPTMLDLLGLEKPAEMDGSTLIIK